Proteins found in one Salmo salar chromosome ssa26, Ssal_v3.1, whole genome shotgun sequence genomic segment:
- the LOC123730730 gene encoding hatching enzyme 1.2-like: MEQSPSLTLLLLLLLLLLDLSQANPLMEDGSGPEILTDNPEAVDITERILTTNNGSSQFLLEGDMVAPTTRNAMICFSAGCFWKKGSNGLVEVPYTVSSSFSSSDKQSIENALRAFPSKTCIRFVPRQNQVDFISYEPRDGCWSSLGRVGGQQTVSLQMDGCVYFGVIQHETLHALGFQHEQTRSDRDQYVEINWSNIDSNNAYNFDRSNTNNLNTPYDYSSVMHYGKTAFSINGMDTITPIPNPNVSIGQRQGLSTTDILRINRLYSC; this comes from the exons ATGGAGCAAAgcccctctctcaccctgctgctgctactgctgctgctgctgctggacctCTCTCAGGCCAACCCTCTGATGGAGGATGGAAGTGGACCAGAGATTCTAACAGACAACCCTGAGGCTGTAGACATCACTGAGAGAATTCTGACCACTAATAACGGCTCCAGTCAGTTTCTGTTGGAGGGAGACATGGTGGCACCGACAACCAGAAACGCCATGATTTGCTTTAG TGCAGGGTGTTTCTGGAAAAAAGGCTCTAACGGATTGGTTGAAGTGCCCTACACAGTGAGCAGTAGCTTCAGTTCCTCAGACAAGCAGAGCATTGAGAACGCCCTCCGGGCCTTCCCTTCCAAGACCTGCATTCGCTTCGTGCCTCGGCAGAATCAGGTTGACTTCATCAGCTATGAGCCCAGAGACGGGTGCTGGTCCTCTCTTGGGAGAGTGGGAGGCCAACAGACGGTCTCTCTCCAAATGGACGGCTGCGTTTACTTCGGCGTCATTCAGCACGAGACTCTCCACGCTCTGGGCTTCCAGCACGAAcaaaccaggagtgaccgtgacCAGTATGTCGAGATCAACTGGAGTAACATCGACTCTAACAACGCCTACAACTTTGATAGATCAAACACCAACAACCTGAACACTCCCTATGACTACAGCTCTGTCATGCACTACGGAAAAACAGCCTTCTCTATCAACGGGATGGACACCATCACCCCCATCCCCAACCCCAACGTGTCCATCGGCCAGAGACAGGGGTTGTCCACCACTGACATCCTGAGGATCAACAGACTCTACAGCTGCTGA